TGCACCGATGTCCTGAACAACCTGAGCGAACGGAGTGTTACAGGACTGCGCAACGATGAAGGTAAGAGGGGCCTTATCCGGCTTGCTAGCGCAAATACCGAGGCTGAAGTTCTTCAACTCCCTCTCCGTACCAGGTGGCGACCAGGACGGAGGGTTGTCATATTCCTCATCCATTTGGAAATCGCCGGTCTCCAACCCCGCGATCAGGGTTAGCAACTTGAACGAGGAACCGGGTGAGATGCGGTCATAGACCGCGGGATTCCAGTTGACCGACATACCAGGTACCGATTCGATCTTGGCCCGGTTCTGCTTAGCTTGATCAGCGTTCTCTACAGACAGCTCGTTCGCATCGAAGGTCGGCTTGTTGACCATCGCGAGAATGCGTCCGTCGCGGGGATCAGTCACAACAACGGAACCCTGCTTGCCATCCGGCAGCGCGTCGTAGGCGGCTTTCTGGATAGCTGGGTCGATGGTCAGCTCGATATCAGCGCCGCGGTCTTCCTTGCCCGTGAAGAGGTTGCTCAAACGGTCAAAGAACTGATCATCGGAGGTGCCAGACAAGGTCGACTCTTGAGTCGATTCAAGCTGAGTTGCGCCACTGTTGATCGAGTAGAAACCCGTCAAGCCCGAATAGAGCTTCGAATCCGTGTAGGTTCGCTTGAACTTATATGGACCGTTTTCAGTCCTGACGCTCTGGGCGATCGGTTTGCCGTCCACGAGGATCGCGCCACGCGGACGGTCATAGTTAGCGAGGATGGGTCGACTGTTCAGGGGGTTCGTATTGAGTTTTTCAGCGCCGATGAACTGAACATAGGTTGTGCCCATGAGGATAACTACAAACAGGGTTACGACAGCCAGCCAGGTACGGCGGATTGCTGGATTCATGCTGACGTAGCACCTCCTGCGTTTGGACGGGCATCACTAGGCCGGGAATCATCGCGATGGTCTTGGTGTCCTGCCCGATGCGCGGCGCGGCGGCCGCTTGGACGAGCATGTGGATGGGCACCTGGACGAGAGTTGGACTGGTCCGGCCGGTTTGCCTGGCTAGTGTGGTTGCTTTGGGGGCGTGGCCGGTCATCTTCACGCGCGTCCAGGGCTGACGGCGTCTCAGGCGCCGAAAGTTTGCTTGCAAGTAGCGAATCATCTTCGCTTGTAAGCAACCCACCGGTTGCTGGGCGCCGCGCATTGTGGCTGATGAGCAGCAGCACTGCCGCTAGAACCCAGTTAGCAAGCAAGGAAGAACCACCTGCGGACATGAACGGAGTGGTCAAGCCGGTCAATGGGATGATGCGTAGCACGCCGCCTGTGACGATGAAGAACTGGAACGCGACCGCGAAAGACAGCCCGGTGGCTAGTAGCTTGCCGAAGCCATCACGGGCACCCAGGCCAGCGCGGATACCGCGCGAGGTAAACAGCAAGAAGAACATGACGACGGCGAAGAGGCCGACGAGGCCGATTTCTTCACCGAGAGCGGCGTAGATCATGTCTGACTTCGCTACTGGGATGCGTTCAGGGGAGCCAGCACCTAGTCCGGTGCCGCCAAGACCACCGTGAGCCATACCGAATAGGCCCTGAACAACCTGGTAGCTGCCGCCTGGATCGCGGTAGTAGATGTCTGGGTTGAAAGCGTCGTACCAGATCTGGAAACGGGCCCGGACGTGTCCCATGAACATATAGGCGAAGAAGCCGCCGAGAGCAACGAGCCCACCGCCGATGAGGATCCAGGAGATCCTGCCGGTTGCTACATAGATCATGACCATGAAGAGGCCAAAGAACATGAGGGCGCTACCGAGGTCCCTCTGCATCACCATGATGCCCATCGCAATGCACCATGCGATCAACATAGGCGCTAGGTCGCGATAGCGAGGCAACTGGAGGGAACCGATCTTGTGGCCTGCTAGGAGGATCAGGTCACGTTTGGAAGCCAAATAGCTGGCGAAGAAGATTGCGAGGGTGACCTTGGCGAATTCACCAGGCTGAACCGAGAAGGAACCGATGCGGATCCAAATTCGGGCGCCGTAGGTTGCGAAACCGAGGCCGGGAACCATCGGCAAGAGAAGCAATACGACGGAGACCGCGAGCCACACGTACGTGAACTTGCGTAGTACGCGGTGATCGCGGATGACCCACAGGATGATCACGGCAGAAGCCATGCCGACACCGGAATATAGCAACTGGGATGTAGCGGCGGTGGCTAATTCTGGCGGTCCGGCAAGGTCGAGGCGGTGGATCATCGCCAAGCCAATCCCGTTCAGTGCAACC
The Pseudoglutamicibacter albus DNA segment above includes these coding regions:
- a CDS encoding penicillin-binding transpeptidase domain-containing protein; this translates as MNPAIRRTWLAVVTLFVVILMGTTYVQFIGAEKLNTNPLNSRPILANYDRPRGAILVDGKPIAQSVRTENGPYKFKRTYTDSKLYSGLTGFYSINSGATQLESTQESTLSGTSDDQFFDRLSNLFTGKEDRGADIELTIDPAIQKAAYDALPDGKQGSVVVTDPRDGRILAMVNKPTFDANELSVENADQAKQNRAKIESVPGMSVNWNPAVYDRISPGSSFKLLTLIAGLETGDFQMDEEYDNPPSWSPPGTERELKNFSLGICASKPDKAPLTFIVAQSCNTPFAQVVQDIGADKMKDVTKRFGFGEKPDWMGLAPTSASVWPDTSDPAQLAYSSIGQFDVQTTALQMNMVAMGIANDGKIMRPQLIKQVTSPDLRVLRRFKAEEYGRATSSDVAQDMTKLMREPVKSGTATGARVSGVDLAAKTGTADIGESGKVNGWITGFFPADEPQYAVTIVVKNVTYEKSAGLSSAIMSKIERAVMNR
- a CDS encoding FtsW/RodA/SpoVE family cell cycle protein, translated to MSVTANRAKKLPTRRNTELFLLVLALGVTALAEFLVSTTAGSSRNDQSWLPNILVLGAFGVGVNISLRIWAKYADPYILPVLVALNGIGLAMIHRLDLAGPPELATAATSQLLYSGVGMASAVIILWVIRDHRVLRKFTYVWLAVSVVLLLLPMVPGLGFATYGARIWIRIGSFSVQPGEFAKVTLAIFFASYLASKRDLILLAGHKIGSLQLPRYRDLAPMLIAWCIAMGIMVMQRDLGSALMFFGLFMVMIYVATGRISWILIGGGLVALGGFFAYMFMGHVRARFQIWYDAFNPDIYYRDPGGSYQVVQGLFGMAHGGLGGTGLGAGSPERIPVAKSDMIYAALGEEIGLVGLFAVVMFFLLFTSRGIRAGLGARDGFGKLLATGLSFAVAFQFFIVTGGVLRIIPLTGLTTPFMSAGGSSLLANWVLAAVLLLISHNARRPATGGLLTSEDDSLLASKLSAPETPSALDAREDDRPRPQSNHTSQANRPDQSNSRPGAHPHARPSGRRAAHRAGHQDHRDDSRPSDARPNAGGATSA